In one Molothrus ater isolate BHLD 08-10-18 breed brown headed cowbird chromosome 6, BPBGC_Mater_1.1, whole genome shotgun sequence genomic region, the following are encoded:
- the TMED8 gene encoding protein TMED8, producing the protein MSDALSAAAGCRCEPPAGDTAPRGPAENEDSAQKTDPADQLVDSLESSTSQSGSQAGVHLSADTTEHSKEEIGTLGDQNVAVLEEKLPDQIQSLKKEAVRLTSYHVPQGVGDIVMIQSDHTGAVDILSAELETADLLGEQRKAQPPPLAAPTMWTTEKMKEFKAKMGKEKNGRMVVKRGEVVTVRVPTHPDGKCICWEFATDDYDIGFGVYFDWTTVTSTAITVQVSESSDEEDEDEDEEIEGLSPVGDVERGSKSYLRNRYGEVMPVYRRNSHREVQAGSHEYPGEGIYLLKFDNSYSLLRNKTLFFHVYYTS; encoded by the exons AAAATGAAGACTCAGCCCAAAAGACAGACCCTGCAGATCAGCTAGTTGATTCTTTGGAGTCCAGTACTTCACAGAGCGG GTCACAGGCTGGGGTGCACCTGAGTGCCGACACAACAGAGCATTCGAAGGAAGAAATTGGCACTCTGGGGGACCAGAACGTGGCTGTACTAGAAGAGAAGCTGCCTGACCAAATCCAATCTCTCAAAAAG GAAGCTGTTCGATTAACTAGCTACCATGTACCTCAGGGAGTAGGGGATATAGTCATGATTCAGTCAGATCACACTGGTGCTGTGGATATCCtttcagctgagctggagaCTGCAGACCTCCTTGGGGAGCAGAGAAAAG CTCAGCCTCCACCTCTGGCTGCACCCACCATGTGGACCACTGAGAAGATGAAGGAATTCAAAGCCAAgatggggaaggagaagaatGGCCGGATGGTGGTGAAGCGAGGCGAGGTGGTGACAGTCCGAGTGCCAACCCATCCTGACGGGAAATGCATTTGCTGGGAGTTTGCTACGGATGACTACGACATTGGGTTTGGAGTCTATTTTGACTGGACCACAGTTACTAGCACTGCCATTACTGTTCAGGTCAGTGAATCCAGtgatgaggaggatgaagatgaggacGAGGAAATCGAAG GCCTGTCCCCTGTGGGTGATGTGGAGCGGGGTTCCAAAAGCTACCTGCGGAACCGCTATGGAGAGGTGATGCCCGTGTACCGCAGGAACAGCCATCGGGAGGTACAGGCAGGCAGCCACGAGTACCCGGGCGAGGGCATCTACCTGCTGAAGTTTGATAACTCCTACTCTCTGCTCCGCAATAAGACTCTGTTCTTTCATGTCTACTACACTAGCTGA